In Risungbinella massiliensis, a single window of DNA contains:
- a CDS encoding mechanosensitive ion channel family protein: protein MFQQFLEESSSQPPSVFGDLWTNSSNLFQKIIENPLQYLVFPIGEILLIALLTYFAVRLVNNLVDRAFSFGKQENNKAQTLQKLIKSVAHYVIYFISMLTILAKLGINLGPVLAGAGILGLAIGFGAQSLVKDVITGFFLIFERQLEVGDTVEINSQINGTVEEVGLRVTKIREYNQRLHYLPNGTITQVTNYNREKMRAIVKITVPYESDLDIANQALEDACDKVYEKYEKELYERPSVVGITNIDSLGVHFTIHALSKPTEFWSIEREMRKQAVLILHRQGISIAYPRSVISSPDEMKHLQTTHP, encoded by the coding sequence TTGTTTCAACAGTTTTTAGAGGAATCTAGTAGCCAACCCCCTTCTGTATTTGGAGATTTATGGACTAATTCCAGTAACCTGTTTCAGAAGATCATTGAAAATCCACTGCAATACTTGGTCTTTCCAATAGGTGAAATTCTCCTGATCGCACTATTAACTTATTTTGCCGTACGATTGGTAAATAATTTAGTTGATCGAGCCTTTTCCTTTGGCAAACAAGAAAATAACAAAGCCCAAACACTACAGAAATTGATCAAATCAGTTGCCCATTACGTGATTTACTTTATCTCCATGCTTACGATCTTAGCCAAATTAGGGATCAATCTCGGTCCAGTACTTGCTGGTGCTGGGATTTTGGGTCTAGCCATCGGATTTGGTGCACAAAGTTTAGTAAAAGATGTTATCACTGGATTCTTCCTCATCTTCGAGCGACAGTTAGAGGTGGGTGATACCGTAGAGATTAACAGTCAGATCAACGGTACCGTAGAAGAGGTAGGTCTTCGAGTCACGAAGATCCGGGAATATAATCAGCGTCTTCACTACCTCCCAAATGGAACCATCACCCAAGTAACCAACTATAACCGAGAAAAAATGAGAGCGATTGTGAAAATTACGGTACCATATGAATCGGATCTGGACATCGCCAATCAAGCTCTAGAAGACGCTTGTGATAAAGTATACGAGAAATATGAAAAAGAATTATACGAGCGTCCATCCGTAGTGGGAATCACCAATATCGACTCTCTTGGAGTTCACTTTACTATTCATGCTCTGAGTAAGCCAACTGAGTTTTGGAGCATTGAGCGCGAAATGAGAAAGCAAGCGGTTCTCATTCTTCACCGCCAAGGTATCTCGATCGCTTATCCTCGCAGTGTTATCTCAAGTCCGGATGAGATGAAACATCTTCAAACTACACATCCATAA
- a CDS encoding metal-dependent hydrolase encodes MDTGTHLMMGFGLFGLAHLDPSVASDPATAQAVFIGTLIGSQIPDIDTLYRLRGNNTYIRNHRGWTHSLPMLLLWPALISLVLGWWYPEASNLSLIGWTTLAVWFHVFVDIFNSYGTQAIRPLSKRWIHLHVLHIFDPFLFGIHVLGIILWWLHIVPPGPLFLDIYLLFFLYLSWRCLAHYQKLQLIKKLVPTATRHTVLPTIHWNKWYVLVEEGNEVRLGTLHGTQFSWKKKQIFTSRTHPICKKSESAPAVSAFLSFSSYGYAEVVQNGAGYEVRWFDIRYLHKKRYPCFAVALLNSKLEVEHCFVGWMSHQQMCQRIEDAKLSLSS; translated from the coding sequence TTGGATACAGGTACCCATTTGATGATGGGATTTGGTTTATTTGGTCTTGCACATTTGGATCCTTCTGTTGCCTCTGATCCTGCCACTGCACAAGCTGTATTCATCGGGACACTCATTGGTTCCCAGATTCCCGATATTGATACCCTTTATCGTTTACGCGGAAACAATACCTACATTCGAAATCACCGTGGTTGGACCCATTCGTTGCCGATGCTGCTCCTTTGGCCGGCACTTATTAGTCTTGTACTGGGATGGTGGTACCCCGAAGCAAGTAATCTCTCCCTCATTGGATGGACGACACTTGCAGTTTGGTTCCATGTGTTTGTAGACATTTTTAACAGCTATGGCACACAAGCAATCAGACCTTTGTCTAAACGTTGGATTCATTTACACGTTCTTCACATCTTTGACCCGTTTTTGTTTGGCATTCATGTACTTGGTATCATACTTTGGTGGCTTCATATAGTTCCACCTGGACCTTTATTTCTAGATATCTACTTGCTATTCTTTCTTTACTTGAGTTGGCGTTGCCTAGCCCATTATCAAAAATTACAATTGATAAAAAAACTAGTACCTACGGCCACTCGACACACCGTCTTACCAACTATCCATTGGAACAAATGGTATGTCTTGGTAGAGGAAGGAAATGAGGTTCGTTTAGGCACATTACATGGTACACAATTTAGTTGGAAGAAAAAACAAATATTCACGTCTCGAACTCATCCTATTTGCAAAAAATCCGAGTCCGCTCCAGCTGTTTCTGCATTTCTATCATTTTCTAGTTATGGTTATGCAGAAGTGGTTCAAAATGGAGCAGGATATGAAGTAAGATGGTTTGATATCCGCTATTTACACAAAAAACGCTATCCCTGTTTTGCGGTAGCACTGCTAAATTCCAAATTAGAAGTGGAGCATTGTTTTGTTGGATGGATGAGTCATCAGCAGATGTGTCAAAGAATAGAAGATGCAAAATTATCTCTTAGTAGTTGA